One genomic region from Stutzerimonas decontaminans encodes:
- a CDS encoding chemotaxis protein CheW has protein sequence MAESEENLELVRQYLMFNLSGETYGVGIHAIREIIEYPGVTAIPLAPRFLHGVINLRGAVVPVLDLSVRFGQEPTRINRRTCIVVVEVAQGDNLHMLGVLVDGVTEVREVEPGEVERKPQFGTGLRNDFVIGMLRREQGFIPILDIASVLSLVELETLIEAGSGSGADVAAAG, from the coding sequence ATGGCTGAGTCCGAGGAAAATCTCGAACTGGTACGGCAGTACCTGATGTTCAACCTGAGTGGCGAAACCTATGGTGTGGGCATCCACGCCATCCGCGAGATCATCGAGTACCCCGGGGTCACAGCGATTCCGCTGGCGCCTCGTTTCCTACACGGAGTGATCAATCTGCGCGGTGCGGTGGTGCCGGTGCTCGATCTGTCGGTGCGCTTCGGCCAGGAGCCCACCCGCATCAACCGTCGAACCTGCATCGTGGTTGTCGAGGTCGCGCAGGGCGACAACCTGCACATGCTCGGTGTTCTGGTCGATGGCGTGACCGAGGTGCGTGAGGTGGAGCCGGGCGAAGTGGAGCGCAAACCGCAGTTCGGCACCGGCCTGCGCAATGACTTCGTCATCGGCATGCTGCGCCGCGAGCAGGGCTTCATCCCGATCCTCGATATCGCTTCGGTGCTATCGCTGGTGGAGCTGGAAACGTTGATCGA